In a genomic window of Streptomyces pristinaespiralis:
- a CDS encoding cryptochrome/photolyase family protein, which translates to MTVAVVLFTSDLRLHDHPPLRAALRAADEVVPLFVLDPGIGAAGFEAPNRCAFLADCLADLDASLRERGGRLVVRSGPVAQQVGAIAAECGAGEVHMAAGVTRYARRREELLRTVLRERGATLRTHDAVITVVAPGAVTPAGSDHYSVFTPYFRRWSQQRLRDPCRAPRTVPVPVTMHGEPLPSRDAVPRISPGLPAGGESAGRKRFHDWEASGLDAYDVQHDSLAGDMTSRLSPYLHFGALSPLELVREASAHGGTGAEAFVRQLCWRDFHHQVMAARPASSVEDYRPRHDRWRTQDDAAEDITAWKEGATGFPVVDAAMRQLRHEGWMHNRARLLVASFLTKTLYVDWRIGARYFLDRLVDGDIVNNQLNWQWVAGTGTDTRPHRVLNPVVQGKRFDPRGEYVRRWVPELREIPDGAVHEPWRLPADRRARLDYPDPLIDLAEGLARFKHARGRI; encoded by the coding sequence ATGACCGTCGCGGTCGTCCTGTTCACCTCCGACCTGCGCCTGCACGACCACCCGCCCCTGCGGGCCGCGCTGCGCGCGGCGGACGAGGTGGTGCCGCTCTTCGTCCTCGATCCCGGCATCGGCGCCGCGGGGTTCGAGGCCCCCAACCGGTGCGCGTTCCTGGCCGACTGCCTGGCCGACCTCGACGCCTCACTGCGTGAGCGCGGCGGTCGGCTCGTGGTCCGTTCGGGACCGGTGGCCCAGCAGGTGGGCGCGATCGCCGCCGAGTGCGGAGCCGGCGAGGTGCACATGGCGGCCGGCGTCACCCGCTACGCCCGCAGACGGGAGGAACTGCTGCGCACGGTGCTGCGGGAACGCGGCGCCACGCTGCGGACGCACGATGCCGTGATCACCGTCGTCGCCCCCGGTGCGGTGACGCCGGCCGGCTCCGACCACTACTCCGTCTTCACCCCCTACTTCCGGCGCTGGTCGCAGCAGCGGCTGCGGGACCCCTGCCGGGCGCCCCGCACCGTGCCCGTCCCCGTGACGATGCACGGGGAGCCGCTGCCGTCCCGCGACGCGGTGCCGAGGATCTCGCCCGGTCTGCCGGCCGGCGGGGAAAGCGCGGGGCGTAAGCGGTTCCACGACTGGGAGGCGTCCGGCCTGGACGCCTACGACGTCCAGCACGACAGCTTGGCCGGCGACATGACCTCCCGCCTGTCGCCCTACCTCCACTTCGGCGCTCTGTCGCCTCTCGAGCTGGTGCGCGAGGCGTCCGCCCACGGCGGAACCGGCGCGGAGGCGTTCGTGCGCCAACTGTGCTGGCGCGACTTCCACCACCAGGTGATGGCGGCCCGGCCCGCGTCCTCCGTCGAGGACTACCGGCCCCGCCACGACCGGTGGCGCACGCAGGACGACGCGGCGGAGGACATCACCGCCTGGAAGGAGGGCGCCACCGGCTTTCCCGTCGTCGACGCGGCGATGCGGCAGCTGCGCCATGAAGGCTGGATGCACAACCGGGCCCGCCTGCTCGTGGCGAGCTTCCTCACCAAGACGCTCTACGTCGACTGGCGCATCGGCGCCCGCTACTTCCTCGACCGGCTGGTGGACGGCGACATCGTCAACAATCAGCTCAACTGGCAGTGGGTCGCCGGAACCGGCACCGACACCCGCCCGCACCGCGTCCTCAACCCGGTGGTCCAGGGCAAGCGCTTCGATCCGCGAGGAGAGTACGTGCGCCGCTGGGTGCCCGAACTGCGGGAGATCCCGGACGGAGCCGTCCACGAGCCGTGGCGGCTGCCGGCGGACCGACGCGCCCGCCTGGACTATCCCGACCCGCTGATCGACCTCGCGGAGGGGCTCGCACGCTTCAAGCACGCCCGCGGCCGGATCTGA
- a CDS encoding calcium-binding protein: MMNAIRRRRPGCRVLLSCCANVFAAAAIVGLGATEAGAQVPTCFGVPATTTGTTGTSGRDVIVGTAGPDVINGLGGDDLICGLGGDDRLRGGPGNDSIDGGDGNDGVVGDSFDATGVTGATGTDRLLGGAGDDSLVGDNSAGFQGTASGAARDSLYGGPGDDSLVGDTNGESASGGASDRLEGGEGNDGLIGDSVAFFNASGAGDDVLLEGPGELGDATGDSVSIVGNASGAGGDDIVDLGADGGTIAIGDHAASQGTAIGSGNDRITGGSAGEFEIVGDSGLGDPSGATAGHDQISGRGGDDVLFGDNVGPDGSVTTVGGSDRIDAGSGNDTLRGGPANDFLNGSSGTDDCDGEAGVDFETNCEV; encoded by the coding sequence ATGATGAACGCCATCCGCCGAAGGAGACCCGGCTGCCGGGTCCTCCTGAGCTGTTGCGCCAATGTCTTCGCAGCGGCAGCCATCGTCGGTCTCGGGGCCACGGAAGCCGGCGCGCAGGTGCCCACGTGCTTCGGCGTCCCCGCGACGACCACGGGCACGACCGGGACATCGGGCCGGGACGTGATCGTCGGCACCGCGGGGCCCGACGTCATCAACGGCCTGGGCGGCGACGACCTGATCTGCGGTCTGGGTGGCGACGACCGCCTGAGGGGCGGCCCCGGCAATGACTCGATCGACGGCGGTGACGGCAACGACGGAGTTGTCGGGGACAGCTTCGACGCGACCGGCGTTACGGGCGCCACCGGAACGGACCGTCTGCTCGGCGGCGCGGGCGACGACAGCCTGGTGGGCGACAACTCCGCGGGTTTCCAGGGCACTGCCAGTGGGGCAGCGCGCGACTCCCTGTACGGCGGCCCGGGCGACGACAGCCTGGTCGGCGACACCAACGGGGAGAGCGCCTCCGGCGGCGCGAGCGACCGCCTCGAAGGCGGCGAGGGCAACGACGGCCTCATCGGCGACTCGGTGGCCTTCTTCAACGCCTCCGGGGCCGGCGACGACGTGCTCCTGGAAGGTCCCGGCGAACTCGGCGACGCGACGGGCGACAGCGTCTCTATTGTGGGGAACGCGAGCGGGGCCGGCGGTGACGACATCGTGGACCTGGGTGCGGACGGCGGCACGATCGCGATCGGCGATCACGCTGCTTCCCAGGGCACCGCGATCGGCTCCGGCAACGACCGGATCACCGGGGGCAGTGCGGGCGAGTTCGAGATCGTCGGAGACAGCGGCTTGGGAGACCCGAGCGGAGCGACCGCCGGGCACGATCAGATCTCCGGGCGCGGCGGGGACGACGTCCTCTTCGGTGACAACGTGGGCCCGGACGGATCGGTCACCACTGTGGGCGGGTCCGACCGGATCGATGCGGGATCCGGTAACGACACGCTCAGGGGCGGACCCGCGAACGACTTCTTGAACGGCAGCTCCGGTACAGACGACTGCGACGGAGAAGCGGGCGTCGACTTCGAGACCAACTGCGAGGTGTGA
- a CDS encoding carbohydrate ABC transporter permease, with the protein MTLDTAPPPTRTTAVAPVRSRPRRGPGRFGVHAFLMAVSLAFLAPLILAVYASLRPYEETSEHGYFSWPDNLSLDYYQQAFTDSGMTKYFVNTLIIAVPGVLLALFFASFVAFAVARLRLRGSIVLLMLFTAGNLLPQQVIVTPLYVLFNRIPLPYWMSDSMTMFDSYWAVVLVQTGFQIGFCVFVLANFMRTLPQEILEAAIVDGAGVWTQYWRVTLPLCRPALAALGTLQFTWMYNDFLWALVFISDGDKLPITSALNNLRGQFFTDYNLLAAGSVIVALPTLVVFLLLQRHFIAGLTLGSTKG; encoded by the coding sequence ATGACACTCGACACCGCTCCGCCCCCCACCCGCACCACGGCGGTGGCCCCGGTACGGAGCCGGCCGCGGCGCGGCCCCGGCCGGTTCGGGGTGCACGCCTTCCTGATGGCCGTGTCGCTGGCCTTCCTCGCCCCGCTGATCCTCGCTGTGTACGCCTCGTTGAGGCCGTACGAGGAGACCTCCGAGCACGGCTACTTCTCCTGGCCGGACAACCTGTCCCTGGACTACTACCAACAGGCCTTCACCGACTCGGGGATGACGAAGTACTTCGTCAACACCCTGATCATCGCCGTCCCCGGGGTGCTGCTCGCGCTCTTCTTCGCCTCGTTCGTCGCCTTCGCCGTCGCCCGGCTGCGGTTGCGCGGATCGATCGTGCTGCTCATGCTGTTCACCGCGGGCAACCTGCTGCCGCAGCAGGTCATCGTCACCCCGCTGTACGTGCTGTTCAACCGCATCCCGCTGCCGTACTGGATGTCCGACTCGATGACGATGTTCGACTCGTACTGGGCCGTCGTGCTGGTGCAGACCGGCTTCCAGATCGGGTTCTGCGTCTTCGTGCTCGCCAACTTCATGCGCACCCTGCCGCAGGAGATCCTCGAGGCGGCGATCGTGGACGGCGCGGGGGTGTGGACCCAGTACTGGCGCGTCACGCTGCCGCTGTGCCGGCCCGCGCTGGCGGCGCTCGGCACACTCCAGTTCACCTGGATGTACAACGACTTCCTGTGGGCGCTGGTGTTCATCTCCGACGGCGACAAGCTGCCCATCACCTCGGCGCTGAACAACCTGCGCGGCCAGTTCTTCACGGATTACAACCTGCTGGCGGCGGGGTCGGTGATCGTGGCGCTGCCGACGCTCGTCGTCTTCCTGCTGCTCCAGCGCCACTTCATCGCCGGGCTGACGCTGGGCTCCACCAAGGGCTAG
- a CDS encoding MarR family winged helix-turn-helix transcriptional regulator — MRSADTPSPVLPSEDPVGLQDFAVLLRRMNGEFNRIAQEFAQSQGLHLTDVQALIAILDGDHADEAGPMTPGRLRKQLNLTSGAMTACLDRLEKAGHIRRVRAADDRRVVHLHYAEGAKQVARDYFQPLARGTDAARGRFTTQELRVVVRFLAEMNRELAALRR, encoded by the coding sequence ATGCGCAGCGCCGACACTCCCTCCCCCGTACTTCCCTCCGAGGACCCGGTGGGGTTGCAGGACTTCGCGGTGCTGTTGCGGCGTATGAACGGCGAGTTCAACCGCATCGCCCAGGAGTTCGCCCAGTCGCAGGGTCTGCACCTGACCGACGTGCAGGCGCTGATCGCGATCCTGGACGGTGATCACGCCGACGAGGCGGGGCCGATGACGCCCGGCAGGCTGCGCAAGCAGCTCAACCTGACGTCGGGCGCCATGACCGCGTGCCTCGACCGGCTGGAGAAGGCCGGTCACATCCGGCGGGTCAGAGCGGCCGACGACCGCCGGGTGGTGCACCTGCACTACGCGGAGGGGGCCAAGCAGGTGGCCCGGGACTACTTCCAGCCCCTCGCCCGGGGCACCGACGCCGCGCGTGGCCGTTTCACCACGCAGGAGCTGCGGGTGGTGGTCCGCTTCCTCGCCGAGATGAACCGGGAGCTCGCCGCGCTGCGCCGCTGA
- a CDS encoding carbohydrate ABC transporter permease gives MREREAPPVPTRTVGRRRRFTRRDAGVIGVLLGIPVLLDVFVVWGPTLASVVLSFTSWDGIGDISWVGTDNYENLFTNYPAFWPAVRHNVLWLAFLGLVSTPFGLLLAVLVDRGVRFSRFYQSALYMPVVLSLAVVGFIAQLVFSRDQGALNAVLGGGTNPTDWLGDPDLNIWMILLAAAWRHTGYVMILYLAGLKAVDPALKEAAAIDGASERQTFFRVVLPTLRPVNIIVGVITVIEALRAFDIVYAVNKGRNGLELLSVLVTDNIIGEASRIGFGSAIAVVLLLVSMGFVVTFLVQEMRGEKNR, from the coding sequence ATGAGGGAACGGGAGGCACCGCCCGTGCCGACGCGCACCGTTGGACGACGGCGACGTTTCACCCGCCGCGACGCCGGGGTCATCGGAGTGCTCCTCGGCATACCGGTCCTGCTGGACGTCTTCGTCGTCTGGGGGCCGACCCTCGCGTCCGTGGTGCTGTCCTTCACCAGCTGGGACGGCATCGGGGACATCTCCTGGGTCGGCACGGACAATTACGAGAACCTCTTCACCAACTACCCGGCCTTCTGGCCGGCCGTCCGCCACAACGTGCTCTGGCTGGCCTTCCTCGGGCTGGTGTCGACCCCGTTCGGACTGCTGCTCGCCGTGCTCGTCGACCGGGGGGTGCGGTTCAGCCGCTTCTACCAGTCGGCCCTGTACATGCCCGTCGTCCTGTCCCTGGCCGTCGTCGGATTCATCGCCCAGCTCGTCTTCTCGCGCGACCAGGGCGCACTCAACGCCGTCCTGGGAGGCGGCACCAACCCCACCGACTGGCTCGGCGACCCCGATCTGAACATCTGGATGATCCTGCTGGCCGCGGCCTGGCGCCACACCGGCTACGTGATGATCCTCTACCTCGCCGGGCTGAAGGCCGTCGACCCGGCCCTCAAGGAAGCGGCGGCCATCGACGGCGCGAGCGAGCGGCAGACGTTCTTCCGCGTCGTCCTGCCGACCCTGCGCCCCGTCAACATCATCGTCGGCGTCATCACGGTCATCGAGGCCCTGCGCGCCTTCGACATCGTCTACGCCGTCAACAAGGGCCGCAACGGCCTGGAACTGCTCTCCGTCCTCGTCACCGACAACATCATCGGAGAGGCGAGCCGGATCGGGTTCGGCTCGGCCATCGCCGTGGTCCTGCTGCTCGTGTCCATGGGGTTCGTCGTGACGTTCCTGGTCCAGGAGATGCGTGGGGAGAAGAACCGATGA
- a CDS encoding MMPL family transporter, with product MRSTPRWARWLVPVTLLIVWLGIGGTLGPYAGKLGEVATNDQAAFLPRSAESTKALEAREAFDHAETVPAIVVWTTDGNRVGEAQQATATRVVGELAGRPGIVGRPSPALVSKDGAAMQAVIQLEPDLGDELPAVLDEVRAAAGDVPGATARIAGPAASQADLSDAFAGIDGLLLGVALGAVLLILLLVYRSVLLPFLIILGAVFALGLACAVVYALADRDIVRVDGQVQGILSILVIGAATDYALLLAARFREELAVREDRTAAALAAVRRSFGAITASAATVALGLLALLASDLTNNRALGPVGAIGIVCAVLSTLTFLPAVLVLLGRAAYWPARLKPSDGTAEGHGVWRRVAALVDRRPRRVWVATALVLTAFAAFSPALSSKGVPLDEIFVNDAPSVAAQESLGKHFPGGSGNPAVIIADAERAAQVTAAAEGTEGVASAGAVSASGRPGAGEPLVVDGRVRIDATLEAAADSDAAKDAIERLRENVHAVSGADALVGGYTAQQYDTQQTAARDRTVIVPVVLGIILLILVLLLRSLLVPVLLVATVALNFLATLGVATLVFDLLGFSGTDASVPLYGFVFLVALGVDYNIFLMSRVREEALTHGTRQGVLRGLATTGGVITSAGVVLAATFAALMVIPLAFLVQIAFIVAFGVLLDTLVVRSLLVPALVVDIGPRAWWPSSLAKVATVDSRAGGEAGRTA from the coding sequence ATGAGAAGCACACCGCGCTGGGCCCGTTGGCTGGTACCAGTGACGCTCCTGATCGTCTGGCTGGGCATCGGCGGGACGCTCGGCCCGTACGCGGGCAAGCTCGGCGAAGTGGCGACCAACGACCAGGCCGCGTTCCTGCCGCGCAGCGCGGAGTCGACCAAGGCGCTGGAGGCCCGTGAGGCGTTCGACCACGCGGAGACGGTGCCCGCCATCGTCGTATGGACGACGGACGGGAACCGGGTCGGCGAAGCCCAGCAGGCGACCGCGACCCGGGTGGTCGGTGAGCTCGCCGGCCGGCCCGGAATCGTCGGCCGGCCCTCGCCCGCGCTGGTGTCGAAGGACGGCGCCGCGATGCAGGCCGTCATCCAGCTGGAACCGGATCTCGGTGACGAACTGCCTGCCGTCCTCGACGAGGTACGCGCGGCGGCGGGCGACGTACCGGGCGCGACGGCCCGGATCGCGGGCCCGGCGGCGAGCCAGGCGGACCTGTCCGACGCGTTCGCCGGCATCGACGGGCTGCTGCTGGGCGTGGCGCTCGGCGCCGTACTGCTCATCCTGCTGCTGGTCTACCGGAGTGTGCTGCTGCCGTTCCTGATCATCCTGGGGGCCGTCTTCGCGCTGGGCCTCGCGTGCGCGGTGGTCTACGCGCTGGCGGACCGGGACATCGTCCGGGTGGACGGGCAGGTGCAGGGCATCCTCTCCATCCTCGTGATCGGCGCCGCCACCGACTACGCACTGCTGCTCGCCGCCCGCTTCCGGGAGGAACTCGCGGTGCGCGAGGACCGTACGGCCGCCGCACTGGCCGCCGTACGCCGTTCGTTCGGTGCCATCACCGCCAGCGCGGCGACCGTGGCGCTGGGACTGCTGGCTCTGCTGGCGAGCGACCTCACCAACAACCGCGCCCTCGGGCCGGTCGGCGCCATCGGCATCGTCTGCGCCGTGCTCTCGACCCTGACGTTCCTCCCGGCCGTACTGGTTCTGCTCGGCCGTGCCGCCTACTGGCCGGCCAGGCTGAAGCCGTCGGACGGCACCGCGGAGGGGCACGGCGTATGGCGCCGCGTCGCCGCACTGGTCGACCGCCGGCCGCGGCGGGTGTGGGTCGCCACCGCCCTCGTGCTCACGGCTTTCGCCGCCTTCTCCCCGGCGCTGTCCTCGAAGGGTGTGCCGCTCGACGAGATCTTCGTCAACGACGCCCCGTCCGTCGCCGCACAGGAGAGCCTCGGCAAGCACTTCCCGGGCGGCTCGGGCAACCCCGCGGTGATCATCGCCGACGCGGAACGGGCCGCTCAGGTGACGGCCGCGGCGGAGGGTACCGAGGGCGTGGCCTCGGCCGGTGCCGTCTCCGCCTCTGGCAGGCCGGGCGCCGGTGAACCCCTCGTCGTGGACGGGCGGGTGCGCATCGACGCCACCCTCGAGGCGGCCGCCGACAGTGACGCCGCGAAGGACGCGATCGAGCGGCTGCGCGAGAACGTGCACGCGGTGAGCGGCGCCGACGCGCTCGTCGGCGGCTACACGGCGCAGCAGTACGACACCCAGCAGACCGCCGCCAGGGACCGGACCGTCATCGTCCCCGTCGTGCTCGGCATCATTCTGCTGATCCTGGTACTGCTGCTGCGCTCACTGCTGGTGCCCGTGCTGCTGGTGGCGACGGTCGCGCTCAACTTCCTGGCGACGCTCGGGGTGGCGACCCTCGTCTTCGATCTCCTCGGCTTCAGCGGCACCGACGCGTCCGTCCCGCTGTACGGGTTCGTGTTCCTGGTTGCTCTCGGCGTCGACTACAACATCTTCCTGATGTCCCGGGTTCGGGAGGAGGCGCTCACCCACGGCACCCGGCAAGGCGTGCTGCGCGGACTGGCGACCACCGGCGGGGTCATCACTTCGGCGGGAGTGGTCCTCGCGGCGACCTTCGCGGCGCTCATGGTGATCCCGCTGGCCTTCCTGGTGCAGATCGCGTTCATCGTGGCGTTCGGCGTCCTGCTGGACACCCTCGTGGTCCGCTCCCTGCTGGTGCCGGCGCTCGTGGTCGACATCGGCCCCAGGGCGTGGTGGCCGAGCTCCCTCGCCAAGGTCGCCACGGTGGATTCCCGGGCGGGCGGCGAGGCGGGACGCACGGCGTAG
- a CDS encoding SDR family oxidoreductase — translation MAAKVSPLRGRTAVVTGAARGLGEAVARRLADRGADVALLGREENALARVRDSLTGPGRALCWEVDVTDDAGMARVAAEVRERLGAPSVVVANAGVAEGGPFAESDPATWRRVIEVNLIGSAVTARSFLPALFDTRGFFLQVASLASIGAAPMMSAYCASKAGVESFAHSLRAELAHRQVGVGIAYINWTDTDMIRDADAHAVLRELRGHMPPPARRVYPAAQVAGRLVAAVERRRPTVYMPSWLRATQLVRAAMPPVVTMLSRRELPRLAAAEPFEGTGLLGAGGRADVAPARGSSSGA, via the coding sequence ATGGCAGCCAAGGTGAGCCCGCTGCGCGGCCGGACCGCCGTCGTGACCGGAGCGGCGCGCGGCCTGGGAGAAGCCGTGGCACGGAGGCTGGCCGACCGTGGCGCCGACGTCGCCCTCCTCGGCCGGGAGGAGAACGCGCTGGCCCGGGTCCGGGACTCACTCACCGGTCCGGGCCGGGCGTTGTGCTGGGAGGTCGACGTCACGGACGACGCGGGGATGGCGCGCGTCGCCGCCGAGGTCCGCGAGCGACTCGGTGCCCCCTCCGTGGTCGTGGCCAACGCGGGTGTGGCGGAAGGCGGGCCCTTCGCCGAGTCGGACCCCGCGACATGGCGCCGGGTGATCGAGGTGAACCTGATCGGCAGCGCCGTCACCGCCCGGTCCTTCCTCCCTGCGCTGTTCGACACCCGGGGCTTCTTCCTGCAGGTCGCGTCGCTCGCGTCCATCGGCGCGGCTCCCATGATGAGCGCGTACTGCGCGTCCAAGGCCGGGGTGGAGTCGTTCGCCCACTCACTGCGCGCCGAACTCGCCCACCGGCAGGTGGGCGTGGGCATCGCCTACATCAACTGGACCGACACCGACATGATCCGGGACGCCGACGCCCACGCGGTCCTGCGCGAGCTGCGCGGCCACATGCCGCCGCCCGCGCGCAGGGTGTACCCCGCCGCGCAGGTGGCCGGCCGGCTGGTCGCGGCGGTCGAACGGCGCCGTCCGACCGTGTACATGCCGTCGTGGCTACGGGCGACGCAACTCGTGCGGGCCGCCATGCCCCCCGTGGTCACGATGCTCTCCCGTCGCGAGCTGCCGCGTCTCGCGGCAGCGGAACCCTTCGAGGGCACGGGCCTGCTCGGCGCCGGCGGCCGCGCCGACGTGGCGCCCGCCCGCGGATCCTCCAGCGGGGCATGA
- a CDS encoding ABC transporter substrate-binding protein, translating to MAQVSFDGSAVPGGRVSRRSLLRGAAAGAGAVALPAVLAACGSGPGGDGRTIRLGSNSSDPVPKKAFAAAFAAYEKQSKEGRKVKVNTVDHNTFQENINRYLQGKPDDVFMWFAGYRMQFFAKKGLLHDISDIWGSYEGFSPALKAQSTGEDGKQYLTPYYYYPWAVFHRRSVFEERGYQAPGTLDEYIALARQMQKDKLVPIAFCDKDGWPAMGTFDYINMRTNGYEFHRRLMAGEEAWTSNEVRQVFDTWRSLLPYCQPAANGRTWQEAATSLQKKQAGMAVFGLPHPGQQFPEEEQDDIDFFPFPVINPEHGQDAVEAPIDGFLLAKKSKSLKQDKVMESAKDLLKWLSTGEAEDIYLAGDPNNIAVSDRADTSKYTALQKKAVELVSGAKQISQFLDRDTRPDFSSVVMIPAIQSFINDPKDVDGLVNGIERQKKTIFAAD from the coding sequence ATGGCGCAGGTCTCGTTCGACGGTTCCGCCGTGCCCGGAGGCCGGGTGTCCCGGCGGAGTCTGCTCAGGGGCGCGGCGGCGGGCGCCGGCGCGGTGGCGTTGCCCGCGGTGCTCGCCGCCTGCGGAAGCGGCCCCGGCGGCGACGGCAGAACTATCCGCCTGGGGTCCAACTCCTCCGACCCGGTGCCGAAGAAGGCCTTCGCCGCCGCCTTCGCCGCCTACGAGAAACAGTCGAAGGAAGGGCGGAAGGTCAAGGTCAACACCGTCGACCACAACACCTTCCAGGAGAACATCAACCGCTATCTCCAGGGCAAGCCCGACGACGTCTTCATGTGGTTCGCCGGCTACCGCATGCAGTTCTTCGCCAAGAAGGGGCTGCTGCACGACATCAGCGACATCTGGGGGTCGTACGAGGGCTTTTCGCCGGCGCTCAAGGCCCAGTCGACGGGCGAGGACGGCAAGCAGTACCTCACGCCGTACTACTACTACCCGTGGGCGGTGTTCCACCGCCGGAGCGTCTTCGAGGAGCGCGGGTACCAGGCGCCCGGGACCCTCGACGAATACATCGCGCTGGCCCGGCAGATGCAGAAGGACAAGCTCGTTCCCATCGCGTTCTGCGACAAGGACGGCTGGCCCGCGATGGGCACGTTCGACTACATCAACATGCGGACCAACGGTTACGAGTTCCACCGGCGGCTGATGGCCGGCGAGGAGGCGTGGACCAGCAACGAGGTCCGGCAGGTCTTCGACACCTGGCGCAGCCTGCTTCCGTACTGCCAGCCCGCGGCCAACGGCCGAACCTGGCAGGAGGCGGCCACCAGCCTCCAGAAGAAGCAGGCGGGGATGGCCGTCTTCGGACTCCCGCACCCCGGCCAGCAGTTCCCGGAGGAGGAACAGGACGACATCGACTTCTTCCCGTTCCCGGTGATCAACCCGGAGCACGGCCAGGACGCCGTCGAGGCGCCCATCGACGGGTTCCTGCTGGCGAAGAAGTCCAAGTCCCTGAAGCAGGACAAGGTGATGGAGAGCGCCAAGGACCTGCTGAAGTGGCTGTCGACGGGAGAGGCCGAGGACATCTACCTCGCGGGCGATCCGAACAACATCGCGGTCAGCGACCGGGCCGACACCTCCAAGTACACCGCGCTGCAGAAGAAGGCCGTGGAACTGGTCTCCGGCGCCAAGCAGATCTCGCAGTTCCTGGACCGTGACACCCGGCCGGACTTCTCCTCGGTGGTGATGATCCCGGCCATCCAGAGCTTCATCAACGACCCGAAGGACGTGGACGGTCTGGTCAACGGCATCGAGCGCCAGAAGAAGACGATCTTCGCCGCCGACTGA